A DNA window from Camelina sativa cultivar DH55 chromosome 13, Cs, whole genome shotgun sequence contains the following coding sequences:
- the LOC104736838 gene encoding uncharacterized protein LOC104736838 — translation MSMKALNRLISGKALKVGNSFPYQICVVGFLCGICLTSLFLAALTSLGTFELAAFSFSASSSAFLPYNSTTHIINMVASIDRKLKWTNKSKTEDNDDQVNLLVSAWENLSLNNEDFLKKLGVNKSDVPNALHLENCEEMSRVREHLDRRIENQTFPTWINGGDEENYPLTRRVQSEIWIHQHPSNCENTTLKFLVADWETLPIYGSGAQITEMTGLLAIAINEDRVLVANHYNRADHDGCKGSSRGSWSCYFLPETSEECRKCAFAVVREKEAWRSGIVTSKQNYSSKVIWAGPVPKLWGKPWSYMKPTTEINGSLISSHRKMDRRWWRAQAVRYLMRFQTEYTCGLMNAARNTAFGKEAAEIVLSGGRDWRKNKKRTQIEEQVWSNHKPWIPRPMLSVHVRMGDKACEMRVAALEEYMRLADRIKDRFPDLKRIWLSTEMKEVVDTSKDYGHWRFYYTEVARQVGNKSMAEYEASLGRETSTNYPLVNFLMASEADFFVGALGSTWCFLIDGMRNTGGKVMSGYLSVNKDRFR, via the exons ATGAGCATGAAGGCATTGAACAGATTGATTTCAGGGAAAGCACTAAAGGTTGGAAATTCATTTCCATATCAAATTTGTGTAGTTGGGTTTCTATGTGGAATCTGTCTCACTTCACTCTTCTTAGCTGCTCTCACTTCTCTTGGCACCTTCGAACTCGCCGCATTCTCGTTCTCTGCCTCCTCCTCTGCTTTTCTCCCCTACAATTCCACTACTCACATCATCA ATATGGTAGCTAGCATAGACCGGAAATTGAAATGGACGAACAAAAGTAAGACAGAAGATAATGATGATCAAGTAAACCTTTTGGTCTCTGCTTGGGAAAATTTATCACTAAACAATGAAGACTTCTTGAAGAAACTAGGGGTGAATAAATCTGATGTACCAAACGCTCTACATTTAGAGAACTGTGAGGAGATGTCACGAGTTAGGGAGCATTTAGATAGACGGATAGAGAATCAGACGTTTCCTACTTGG ATCAATGGAGGAGATGAAGAGAACTATCCGTTAACGAGGAGAGTGCAAAGTGAGATATGGATTCATCAGCATCCTTCGAACTGCGAAAACACGACCCTCAAGTTCCTTGTAGCTGATTGGGAAACGCTTCCTATATATGGATCTGGAGCCCAGATCACTGAAATGACCGGACTGCTCGCAATCGCTATAAACGAAGACCGTGTGCTCGTTGCGAATCACTATAACCGAGCAGATCATGATG GTTGCAAAG gTTCTTCTCGTGGAAGCTGGTCATGCTATTTTCTACCGGAAACGTCGGAAGAGTGTCGAAAATGTGCGTTTGCGGTTGTGAGGGAGAAAGAAGCTTGGAGGAGTGGGATTGTTACAAGTAAACAAAACTACAGCTCAAAGGTGATTTGGGCTGGACCTGTTCCAAAGCTATGGGGTAAGCCTTGGAGTTATATGAAACCTACTACAGAAATAAACGGAAGTTTAATCTCCAGTCACCGGAAAATGGATCGGAGATGGTGGAGAGCACAAGCAGTGAGATACTTGATGAGATTTCAAACGGAATACACTTGTGGTTTGATGAACGCTGCTCGAAATACCGCATTTGGAAAAGAAGCTGCTGAGATTGTTCTATCAGGTGGTAGAGATTggagaaaaaacaagaagaggACACAGATTGAGGAACAAGTATGGTCTAATCACAAGCCGTGGATTCCAAGGCCAATGCTGAGCGTTCATGTCCGGATGGGAGACAAAGCGTGCGAGATGAGAGTCGCGGCTTTAGAAGAGTACATGCGTCTGGCTGATCGGATAAAGGATCGGTTTCCGGATCTCAAGAGGATCTGGCTGTCTACGGAGATGAAGGAAGTTGTGGACACAAGTAAAGATTATGGTCACTGGAGATTCTATTACACGGAAGTGGCGAGACAGGTTGGTAATAAGTCCATGGCCGAGTATGAAGCGAGCCTTGGAAGAGAAACAAGCACCAACTATCCTCTGGTTAACTTCTTAATGGCGTCGGAAGCTGATTTCTTTGTCGGAGCATTGGGTTCCACTTGGTGTTTCCTTATTGACGGCATGAGAAATACTGGTGGCAAAGTCATGTCCGGTTATTTAAGTGTTAATAAAGATCGGTTCCGGTAA
- the LOC104736841 gene encoding uncharacterized protein LOC104736841 encodes MKSLERLVSEKALKLGNSFPCQICVVGFLCGICLTSLFLAALTTLGTFELAAFSFSSSSSAIPPCNSSTSHIINMVASIDRTLKWKNQAETEEDDDVKLLVSAWDNLLLNEEDFLKKLGMNKSDVPNGPHLENCEEKARVRERLDTWIANGTFSSWINGGDEENYPLTRRVQRDIWIHQHPLDCGNKSLKFLVADWETLPGFGIGAQIAGMTGLLAIALNEGRVLVANYYNRADNDGCKGSSRGSWSCYFLPETSEECQKRAFAIAKNREAWESGIVTGKQNYSTREIWAGPIPKLWGKAWSYMKPTTEINGSLIPSHRKMDRRWWRAQAVRYLMRFQSEYTCGLMNVARHSAFGKEAAENVLSAGDWRKKKKKQRTEIEKQVWSDHKPWIPRPMLSVHVRMGDKACEMRVAALEEYMRLADQIRDRFPELNKIWLSTEMKEVVDRTKDYTHWRFYYTQVARQVGNKSMAEYEASLGREMSTNYPLVNFLMASEADFFVGALGSTWCFLIDGMRNTGGKVMSGYLSVNKDLVD; translated from the exons ATGAAGTCATTAGAAAGATTGGTTTCAGAGAAAGCACTAAAGCTTGGTAATTCATTTCCATGTCAAATCTGTGTAGTTGGGTTTCTATGTGGAATCTGTCTCACTTCACTTTTCTTAGCTGCTCTTACAACTCTTGGCACCTTCGAACTCGCcgctttctccttctcctcctcatcctctGCTATTCCTCCTTGCAATTCCTCCACCTCTCACATCATCA ATATGGTTGCAAGTATAGACCGTACACTGAAATGGAAGAACCAAGCTGAgacagaagaagatgatgatgtgaaACTTTTGGTCTCTGCTTGGGATAATTTATTACTAAATGAAGAAGACTTCTTGAAGAAGTTAGGTATGAATAAATCTGATGTACCAAACGGTCCACATTTGGAGAATTGTGAGGAGAAGGCACGAGTTAGGGAGCGATTAGATACATGGATAGCAAATGGGACATTCTCTTCTTGg ATAAATGGAGGAGATGAAGAGAACTATCCATTGACAAGGAGAGTGCAAAGAGATATATGGATTCATCAGCATCCTTTGGATTGCGGCAACAAGAGTCTCAAGTTCCTTGTAGCTGATTGGGAAACGCTTCCTGGTTTCGGAATTGGAGCTCAGATTGCTGGAATGACTGGTCTTCTCGCAATCGCTTTAAACGAAGGCCGAGTGCTCGTTGCCAATTATTATAATCGAGCAGATAACGATGGTTGCAAAG GTTCTTCCCGTGGAAGCTGGTCTTGCTATTTTCTACCAGAAACATCAGAAGAGTGTCAGAAACGAGCGTTTGCTATTGCGAAGAACAGAGAAGCGTGGGAGAGTGGGATTGTCACAGGGAAACAAAACTACAGCACAAGGGAGATTTGGGCTGGGCCTATACCAAAGCTATGGGGTAAGGCTTGGAGTTATATGAAACCCACTACAGAGATCAACGGAAGTTTAATCCCCAGTCACCGGAAAATGGATAGGAGATGGTGGAGAGCACAAGCAGTGAGATACTTGATGAGATTCCAATCAGAATACACTTGTGGTCTAATGAACGTTGCTCGACACTCTGCGTTTGGAAAAGAAGCTGCCGAGAATGTACTCTCTGCTGGagattggagaaagaagaagaagaagcaaaggacaGAGATTGAGAAACAGGTGTGGTCAGATCACAAGCCGTGGATTCCAAGGCCAATGCTGAGTGTTCATGTGCGGATGGGAGACAAAGCATGCGAGATGAGAGTTGCAGCTTTAGAAGAGTACATGCGTTTAGCTGATCAGATCAGAGATCGGTTTCCGGAGCTCAACAAGATCTGGCTCTCTACAGAGATGAAGGAAGTTGTGGACCGAACTAAAGATTATACTCACTGGAGATTTTATTACACGCAAGTTGCGAGACAAGTCGGTAATAAATCAATGGCTGAGTATGAAGCGAGCCTTGGGAGAGAGATGAGCACGAACTATCCTCTGGTTAACTTCTTAATGGCGTCCGAAGCTGATTTCTTCGTTGGGGCATTGGGTTCCACTTGGTGTTTCCTCATCGACGGTATGAGGAATACTGGTGGAAAGGTCATGTCTGGTTATCTCAGTGTTAATAAAGACTTGGTGGATTAA